In one window of Duganella dendranthematis DNA:
- a CDS encoding sensor histidine kinase — MLLIFAIDTFSPLDMAIAVMYVVVVLLSAGIWARRGVLLASAACLALTVLSYAVTHSEAFSAAASGRLLVGLLAIVVTTVLVLRGQAATDELLAREDALRRSEAFLAGTQRISKTGSFSFKAPNGAMFWSDEAARIYGYPLDVEPTMARVLAHTAPEDRHIVQAAIDQSLRCEGDIDIRHRLLMPDGELKYVHVLSRPRYNKDGDCEYLGALTDVTAAVLAEQALHRSQVQLAHATRVTMLGELAASIAHEVNQPLAAISTNGEACLRWLNRPKPELDEAKATVTSILESSARATGVIKRIRALARRTDPTYTGLDLNAVVEESVDMVRRELNNHHVALMLGLTPDLAPVNGDRVQLQQVFINLLMNAIQAMGTCAPGQAVLTVQTQRNADGALQVSISDSGPGIPASAVPRLFEAFYSTKEDGMGMGLPICRSIIETHGGRIWVREPAPDSPVAGATILFTLPVHEPD; from the coding sequence ATGCTGTTGATCTTCGCGATCGACACGTTTTCACCGCTGGACATGGCCATCGCCGTCATGTACGTGGTGGTGGTACTGCTGTCGGCCGGCATCTGGGCTCGGCGCGGCGTGCTGCTGGCCAGCGCCGCCTGCCTGGCGCTGACGGTGCTGTCGTATGCGGTGACGCACAGCGAGGCGTTTTCCGCCGCCGCTTCCGGGCGCCTGCTGGTCGGGCTGCTGGCGATTGTGGTCACCACGGTGCTGGTACTGCGCGGCCAGGCCGCCACCGATGAGCTGCTGGCGCGCGAAGATGCGCTACGCCGTAGCGAGGCCTTTTTGGCCGGCACCCAGCGCATCAGCAAGACCGGCAGCTTCAGTTTCAAGGCCCCCAACGGCGCCATGTTCTGGTCCGACGAGGCGGCCCGCATCTATGGCTATCCGCTCGACGTCGAGCCGACCATGGCGCGCGTGCTGGCCCATACCGCGCCGGAAGACCGCCATATCGTGCAGGCGGCGATCGACCAGTCGTTGCGCTGCGAAGGTGACATCGACATCCGCCATCGCCTGCTGATGCCGGATGGGGAACTCAAATATGTGCACGTGCTGTCGCGTCCACGCTACAACAAGGACGGTGACTGCGAATATCTGGGTGCGCTGACCGACGTCACGGCGGCGGTGCTGGCCGAACAAGCGCTGCACCGCTCGCAGGTGCAGCTGGCGCACGCCACCCGCGTCACCATGCTGGGCGAGCTGGCGGCGTCCATCGCGCATGAGGTCAATCAGCCATTGGCGGCGATATCGACCAATGGCGAGGCCTGTTTGCGCTGGCTGAATCGTCCCAAGCCGGAACTGGACGAGGCCAAGGCCACCGTCACCAGCATCCTGGAGTCGAGCGCGCGCGCCACCGGCGTGATCAAGCGGATCCGCGCGCTGGCGCGCCGCACCGACCCGACTTATACGGGGCTGGACCTGAATGCGGTGGTGGAGGAGAGCGTCGACATGGTGCGGCGCGAACTGAATAACCACCACGTGGCGCTGATGCTGGGACTGACGCCGGACCTGGCGCCGGTCAACGGCGACCGCGTGCAGCTGCAGCAGGTGTTCATCAACCTGCTGATGAACGCGATCCAGGCCATGGGCACGTGCGCGCCCGGCCAGGCGGTGCTGACGGTGCAGACGCAGCGCAATGCCGACGGCGCGCTCCAGGTCAGCATCAGCGACTCCGGTCCCGGCATCCCGGCCAGCGCCGTGCCACGGCTGTTCGAAGCCTTCTACAGCACCAAGGAAGACGGCATGGGCATGGGACTGCCGATCTGCCGCTCCATTATTGAAACCCACGGCGGCCGGATCTGGGTCCGGGAGCCGGCGCCAGACAGCCCTGTGGCCGGCGCCACCATTCTTTTCACATTGCCTGTTCATGAACCAGATTGA
- a CDS encoding response regulator transcription factor codes for MNQIDYSDALVYIVDDEAQLRDAISSLLRSVGMQVAAFPSVAAFLAEPRRDLTSCLLLDVRLQGLSGLDFQAELNRDGVALPIIFMTGHGDIPMSVRAMKAGAVDFLAKPFRDQDLLDAIHTALAADQARRLRDQASDGLTARYATLTPREREIMALAARGLMNKQIAGEVGTSEITVKIHRGNAMRKMQAKTFADLVRMAEALGLAKV; via the coding sequence ATGAACCAGATTGACTATTCCGACGCCCTGGTCTACATCGTCGACGACGAGGCGCAGCTGCGCGACGCCATTTCCAGCCTTTTGCGCTCGGTCGGCATGCAGGTGGCGGCTTTTCCGTCGGTGGCCGCGTTCCTGGCCGAGCCGCGGCGCGATCTGACCAGCTGCCTGCTGCTGGACGTGCGCCTGCAAGGCCTCAGCGGCCTCGATTTCCAGGCCGAGCTGAATCGCGACGGCGTGGCGCTGCCCATCATTTTCATGACCGGCCATGGCGACATTCCGATGTCGGTGCGGGCCATGAAGGCCGGCGCGGTGGATTTCCTGGCCAAGCCGTTCCGCGACCAGGACCTGCTGGACGCCATCCACACGGCGCTGGCGGCCGACCAGGCGCGGCGCCTGCGCGACCAGGCCAGCGACGGCCTGACCGCCCGCTATGCGACGCTGACCCCGCGCGAGCGCGAGATCATGGCGCTGGCGGCGCGGGGGCTGATGAACAAGCAGATCGCCGGCGAAGTGGGCACCAGCGAGATCACGGTCAAGATCCATCGCGGGAACGCCATGCGCAAAATGCAGGCCAAAACCTTCGCCGATCTGGTGCGGATGGCCGAAGCGCTGGGGCTGGCCAAGGTTTAG
- a CDS encoding response regulator transcription factor: MSDPDPKFCNIAIVDDDEAVRVGLRSLLRSYGYAANAYDSALALLASGALGDYHCVITDLQMPGMSGIELLEQLRRSGNPLPLILMTAFPEANLCKRALQGGASCFLSKPFEANELLRCLNQASGSFPTHAEE; encoded by the coding sequence GTGTCAGATCCGGATCCAAAATTTTGTAATATCGCTATCGTTGACGACGACGAAGCCGTTCGCGTCGGTCTGCGTAGCCTGCTGCGCTCCTACGGCTACGCCGCCAATGCCTATGATTCCGCCTTGGCCCTGCTGGCCTCCGGCGCCCTGGGCGACTATCACTGCGTGATCACCGACCTGCAAATGCCCGGCATGAGCGGCATCGAGCTGCTGGAGCAGCTGCGTCGTAGCGGCAATCCGCTGCCATTGATCCTGATGACCGCCTTCCCGGAAGCGAACCTGTGCAAGCGTGCCTTGCAAGGTGGCGCCTCCTGCTTTTTGAGCAAGCCCTTTGAAGCGAACGAATTGCTGCGTTGCCTGAATCAGGCCAGCGGCAGCTTCCCGACCCACGCCGAGGAGTAA
- a CDS encoding putative bifunctional diguanylate cyclase/phosphodiesterase, producing MKHTISSSRRLIYLLLLLVIVASVTLSIFMERTAHNIRHNETPLLNRTIPQMRYLGDFESALLRYQLALDKRFTDSITPDRFQFLESMGRSELEATLEQLRPSLGDGPELGALRAGYQRIIQLTPEFERQVGADPDAARAVLIKMNEEVKQLRLRVDGLQQGVEDAIYDNGTMANRAIGWITGLVHVFDVLALVTCLFMLYHVRARVRVEDELSHQARHDPLTGLAHRRSFEARLASLPALPHVVVLGTIDRFSRIIGGFGHAFGDRVMIGLAGRIRSAAERHGGEVFRLDGANFAILFRTDCSDLAFSEALSVLRDEVRNPYDCEGHEIYTTLSLGAVNYPQHGANPDVLLRNADAALQAARKAGGDRLEVYSQQLNAEAGERLDMEALLRHAVEREELELHYQPQQSLSDGSLIGFEALVRWRRHGKLISPAEFIPLAEESGLIVSIGNWVLEEAVRQISVWQAETGQRVAVAVNISPRQFAAPGFLAHLEDLLATSHVDPSCLELEITESVMMEGAESAIALLHRLRALGLKLAIDDFGTGYSSLAYLSRFPIHKLKIDQSFVRNMHAVSEQSAIVQATISLGHALGMTVIAEGVETEVQRAMLSGWRCDEIQGYYYSRPLPAASALDFLEGSLQLQAA from the coding sequence ATGAAACACACCATCAGCAGTTCGCGTCGTCTTATTTATTTGTTACTGCTGCTGGTGATCGTCGCCAGTGTCACGCTGTCGATTTTCATGGAGCGCACTGCGCACAATATCCGCCACAACGAAACGCCGCTGCTGAACCGCACTATCCCGCAGATGCGTTACCTGGGCGATTTTGAAAGCGCCTTGCTGCGCTACCAGCTGGCGCTGGACAAACGGTTTACGGATTCGATCACGCCGGACCGCTTCCAATTTTTGGAAAGCATGGGCCGCAGCGAACTCGAAGCCACACTGGAGCAACTGCGTCCCAGCCTGGGCGATGGCCCGGAGCTGGGTGCACTGCGCGCCGGCTACCAGCGCATTATCCAGCTGACCCCGGAATTTGAACGCCAGGTCGGCGCCGATCCAGACGCCGCCCGCGCGGTGCTGATCAAGATGAATGAGGAAGTCAAGCAGCTGCGCCTGCGGGTCGATGGCCTGCAACAGGGCGTGGAAGACGCCATCTACGACAATGGCACCATGGCCAACCGCGCCATCGGCTGGATCACCGGTCTGGTACACGTGTTCGACGTGCTGGCGCTGGTGACCTGTTTGTTCATGCTGTACCACGTCCGGGCCCGGGTGCGGGTGGAGGATGAACTGAGCCACCAGGCGCGCCACGACCCGCTGACCGGCCTGGCCCATCGGCGCAGTTTCGAGGCGCGCCTGGCGTCGCTGCCGGCGCTGCCGCATGTGGTGGTGCTGGGCACCATCGATCGCTTCTCGCGCATTATCGGCGGCTTTGGCCACGCATTCGGCGACCGCGTCATGATCGGCCTGGCGGGGCGCATCCGCAGCGCAGCGGAACGCCATGGCGGCGAGGTGTTCCGCCTGGACGGCGCCAACTTCGCCATCCTGTTCCGCACCGACTGTAGCGACCTGGCCTTCTCCGAAGCGCTGTCGGTGCTGCGGGATGAAGTCCGCAACCCTTATGACTGCGAAGGCCACGAAATCTACACCACCCTGAGCCTGGGCGCGGTCAACTATCCGCAGCACGGCGCCAATCCGGACGTCCTGCTGCGCAATGCCGACGCCGCGCTGCAAGCGGCGCGCAAGGCCGGCGGCGACAGGCTGGAAGTCTACTCGCAACAACTGAATGCGGAAGCCGGCGAACGCCTGGACATGGAAGCGCTGCTGCGCCATGCGGTGGAACGCGAGGAACTGGAACTGCATTATCAGCCGCAGCAATCGCTGAGCGATGGCAGCTTGATCGGCTTCGAGGCGCTGGTGCGCTGGCGCCGTCACGGCAAGCTGATTTCGCCAGCGGAGTTCATTCCGCTGGCCGAGGAATCGGGACTGATCGTCTCGATCGGCAACTGGGTGCTGGAAGAAGCGGTCAGACAGATCAGCGTGTGGCAGGCGGAAACCGGCCAGCGCGTAGCGGTGGCGGTGAACATCTCGCCACGCCAGTTTGCCGCGCCGGGCTTCCTGGCGCACCTGGAAGACCTGCTGGCCACCAGTCATGTCGATCCTTCCTGCCTGGAGCTGGAAATCACCGAGAGCGTGATGATGGAAGGCGCCGAAAGCGCGATCGCCTTGCTGCACCGCCTGCGTGCACTGGGACTCAAGCTGGCCATCGACGATTTCGGCACCGGCTATTCCAGCCTGGCCTATCTGTCGCGCTTCCCGATCCACAAGCTGAAAATCGACCAGTCCTTCGTTCGCAATATGCATGCGGTCAGCGAGCAGAGTGCGATTGTGCAGGCCACCATCAGCCTTGGCCACGCGCTGGGCATGACGGTGATCGCCGAAGGCGTCGAGACCGAAGTGCAGCGCGCCATGCTGAGTGGCTGGCGGTGCGACGAGATTCAAGGTTACTACTACAGCCGCCCGCTGCCAGCGGCATCCGCGCTGGACTTCCTCGAAGGCAGCCTGCAACTGCAGGCTGCATAA
- a CDS encoding methyl-accepting chemotaxis protein: MNWFRNLKIAKKLNVVVAAVLAMMMALGVFSVFQLYELDRVTNEIDHRWAPGVRNALDIKYGLTRFRTFELFHVVSTEPDILRKYEQDMENQMQQVQASLSAYAAQPRSSAELDIVAQLQVSMNAYRGAVRQVVALSRHGDDAGALAVVRGESRKYDFEAMALIDKLVAINEAGSAQAALSADQTYRHARHLIFAFMAGALMLGLLLAARVARMISVPLARAVDVARRVAEGDLRVDADIAGRDETAELLRAMNQMSTNLQRMVTQVRGGTDTIATASAQISAGTSDLSQRTEGQAATLEETAATVEELTTTVADNADKAEQAHKLMDQTAAVAREAEVAVSAVTATMERISASSRRIGDIVGLMDGIAFQTNLLALNAAVEAARAGEQGRGFAVVASEVRALAQRSAQSAKEIKDLIAQSLTEVNSGGQAVKNASATIDDVVQGVLRGATLMGDISSGTREQSLGLQLVNRTLASMDSVTQQNATLVEESLAAIVSLQEQAERLARSVSVFKLAGSARQELAVIEMPQPQRQRSRPAPVYSTGMASSGYVAGLV, translated from the coding sequence ATGAACTGGTTCCGCAATCTGAAGATCGCAAAAAAGCTGAATGTGGTGGTGGCCGCCGTGCTGGCGATGATGATGGCGCTGGGGGTGTTCTCCGTGTTCCAGCTGTATGAGCTGGACCGCGTGACCAATGAAATCGACCATCGCTGGGCGCCGGGCGTGCGCAATGCGCTGGACATCAAGTACGGACTGACGCGCTTCCGCACCTTTGAGCTGTTCCATGTGGTGTCGACTGAACCCGACATCCTGCGCAAGTACGAGCAGGATATGGAAAACCAGATGCAGCAGGTGCAGGCGTCGCTGAGCGCCTACGCGGCCCAGCCGCGTAGCAGCGCGGAACTGGACATCGTGGCGCAATTGCAGGTCTCGATGAATGCCTACCGTGGCGCGGTGCGCCAGGTGGTGGCCTTGTCGCGCCATGGCGACGACGCCGGCGCGCTGGCCGTGGTGCGCGGCGAATCGCGCAAGTATGACTTTGAGGCGATGGCGCTGATCGACAAGCTGGTCGCCATCAACGAAGCGGGCAGCGCCCAGGCAGCGCTGTCGGCGGACCAGACCTACCGCCATGCGCGGCACCTGATCTTCGCTTTCATGGCCGGTGCGCTGATGCTTGGCCTGCTGCTGGCGGCGCGTGTGGCGCGCATGATTTCGGTGCCGCTGGCGCGCGCCGTGGACGTGGCGCGCCGGGTGGCCGAGGGCGACCTGCGGGTGGATGCTGATATCGCCGGCCGCGATGAAACCGCCGAACTGCTGCGCGCCATGAACCAGATGAGCACCAACCTGCAACGTATGGTGACGCAGGTACGCGGCGGCACCGACACCATCGCCACCGCGTCGGCACAGATTTCCGCCGGCACCAGCGATCTGTCGCAGCGCACCGAAGGCCAGGCGGCCACGCTGGAAGAAACCGCTGCCACCGTGGAAGAACTGACCACCACCGTCGCCGACAACGCCGACAAGGCGGAGCAGGCGCACAAGCTGATGGACCAGACGGCGGCCGTGGCGCGTGAGGCCGAAGTGGCGGTATCGGCGGTGACGGCGACCATGGAGCGCATCAGCGCCTCGTCGCGCCGCATCGGCGACATCGTCGGCCTGATGGACGGTATCGCCTTCCAGACCAATCTGCTGGCGCTGAATGCGGCGGTGGAAGCGGCGCGCGCCGGTGAGCAGGGACGCGGCTTTGCCGTGGTGGCGAGTGAAGTACGGGCGCTGGCCCAGCGCAGCGCGCAGTCAGCCAAGGAAATCAAGGATCTGATCGCGCAATCGCTGACGGAAGTGAACAGCGGCGGCCAGGCAGTGAAGAACGCCAGCGCCACCATCGACGATGTGGTGCAGGGCGTGCTGCGCGGCGCCACGCTGATGGGCGATATCAGCAGCGGCACGCGGGAGCAGAGCCTTGGCCTGCAACTGGTGAATCGCACGCTGGCCTCGATGGACAGCGTGACCCAGCAGAACGCCACGCTGGTGGAGGAATCGCTGGCCGCCATCGTCTCGCTGCAGGAGCAGGCGGAGCGCCTGGCGCGCAGCGTCAGCGTGTTCAAGCTGGCCGGCAGCGCAAGGCAAGAGCTGGCGGTGATCGAGATGCCGCAGCCGCAGCGCCAACGCAGCCGGCCGGCGCCGGTTTACAGCACCGGCATGGCGTCGTCAGGCTACGTGGCGGGACTGGTCTGA
- a CDS encoding Gfo/Idh/MocA family protein, which yields MSVSNGTTDGAIGSGPPVRSACDAIAAGKDVYSEWPLTPRAALTQELIVLADKAGARHLAGLQRRLGADYRYVRDLVRDGYIGELRSARLHVSVEYFQSSRLQTLYFTVPQENYSGLLHIYGGHFFDAVFSMLGHPTSISALAVNQFKEVTLIETGATLPHTLADQVVVNGSPTMHRLIDNIELSNADGRRVQTSPAT from the coding sequence ATGTCGGTCTCGAACGGCACCACCGACGGTGCGATCGGCAGCGGACCGCCTGTCAGGTCAGCGTGCGACGCCATCGCCGCCGGCAAAGACGTCTACAGCGAATGGCCGCTGACGCCGCGCGCCGCGCTGACGCAGGAGCTGATCGTCTTGGCCGACAAGGCCGGCGCGCGCCACCTGGCCGGCTTGCAGCGCCGTCTCGGCGCCGACTACCGCTATGTGCGCGACCTGGTACGCGACGGTTATATCGGTGAACTGCGTTCGGCGCGGCTGCACGTCAGCGTCGAGTACTTCCAGTCCTCGCGGCTGCAAACGCTGTATTTCACCGTCCCGCAGGAGAACTATTCCGGCCTGCTGCACATCTACGGCGGCCATTTCTTCGACGCCGTCTTCAGCATGCTGGGCCACCCGACCAGCATCAGCGCGCTGGCTGTCAACCAGTTCAAGGAAGTGACGCTGATCGAAACCGGCGCAACGCTGCCGCACACGCTGGCCGACCAGGTGGTGGTGAATGGCAGCCCGACGATGCACCGGCTGATCGACAACATCGAGCTATCGAACGCCGATGGCCGCCGGGTTCAGACCAGTCCCGCCACGTAG
- a CDS encoding oxidoreductase, whose protein sequence is MLTQDGWVPASPHRAIDVEEIRRVIGYYRRAAERAKAAGLDGVELHAANGYLVDTFLQDGTNLRTDAYGGSIAKRARLMLELLVSVWGADRVGVRLSPSGQWGSVSDYDPQATFSHAARELDKFGLAYLHIIEPRVKGVVTLDDRPPVAAEMLRKVFSGAIIAAGGFDGEGAEALLRKGGADLVAFGRFFASNPDLPYRLKYRLPLNAYDRSAFWGGTHVGYTDYPFHEPASVV, encoded by the coding sequence ATGCTGACGCAGGATGGCTGGGTGCCGGCCTCGCCGCATCGCGCCATTGATGTGGAGGAAATCCGGCGCGTGATCGGTTACTATCGCCGCGCCGCCGAACGCGCCAAGGCGGCGGGACTGGATGGCGTCGAACTGCACGCGGCCAACGGCTATCTGGTGGATACCTTCCTGCAGGACGGCACCAACCTGCGTACCGACGCTTACGGCGGCAGCATCGCCAAGCGGGCGCGCTTGATGCTGGAACTGCTGGTGTCGGTGTGGGGCGCGGACAGGGTTGGCGTGCGCCTGTCGCCGAGCGGGCAGTGGGGATCGGTGTCGGACTACGATCCGCAGGCAACCTTCAGCCATGCCGCGCGCGAGCTGGATAAATTTGGCCTGGCTTATCTGCACATCATCGAGCCGCGTGTCAAAGGTGTGGTGACGCTGGATGATCGCCCACCGGTGGCTGCCGAGATGCTGCGCAAGGTATTCAGCGGCGCCATTATCGCGGCCGGCGGATTCGATGGTGAGGGCGCCGAGGCGTTGCTGCGCAAAGGGGGAGCCGATCTGGTTGCCTTCGGCCGCTTCTTCGCTTCCAACCCGGATCTGCCGTATCGCCTGAAGTACCGGTTGCCGTTGAACGCCTACGACCGCTCGGCATTCTGGGGCGGCACGCATGTAGGTTACACGGATTATCCGTTCCACGAGCCGGCATCCGTGGTATAA
- a CDS encoding FecR family protein: MRILVALLLWVAATCAMAAQVAGVVVQVSGAMSARSPSGAVKALQARSEVESGDTLITAAGAYALVRFIDNSELTLKPGTTVVVDQFLFDSAKPESDRAAFTLVKGGLRSVTGLLGKRSKEKFAVKTPSATIGIRGTTFFLEYLTVPASGLEPGLHVHVSAGGISIVNSAGEFRYDPGQFGYIKDDRSKPVKMFANPGMQFAPPASFGEADTLIP, translated from the coding sequence ATGCGAATACTGGTAGCGTTGCTGCTGTGGGTCGCTGCTACTTGCGCCATGGCGGCGCAGGTGGCGGGCGTGGTGGTGCAGGTGAGTGGCGCGATGAGCGCGCGTTCGCCGTCTGGCGCGGTCAAGGCCTTGCAGGCCAGGTCGGAGGTGGAGAGCGGCGATACGCTGATCACCGCCGCCGGCGCCTATGCGCTGGTGCGCTTCATCGATAACAGCGAGTTGACGCTGAAACCAGGGACCACGGTGGTGGTCGACCAGTTTTTGTTCGATAGCGCCAAGCCCGAAAGCGACCGCGCCGCCTTCACGCTGGTGAAGGGCGGTTTGCGCTCGGTGACCGGCTTGCTGGGTAAGCGCAGCAAGGAAAAGTTTGCGGTCAAAACGCCTAGCGCTACCATCGGCATTCGCGGCACCACCTTCTTTCTGGAGTACCTGACGGTGCCGGCCTCCGGCCTGGAGCCGGGCCTGCACGTGCACGTCAGCGCCGGTGGCATCTCCATCGTCAACAGCGCTGGCGAGTTCCGTTACGATCCGGGGCAGTTCGGCTACATCAAGGATGACCGCTCCAAACCGGTCAAGATGTTCGCCAATCCGGGCATGCAGTTCGCGCCGCCGGCTTCCTTCGGCGAGGCGGATACGCTTATACCGTAA
- a CDS encoding zinc-dependent alcohol dehydrogenase family protein, with translation MQAIVLNTFGAPLTQQDIARPAAGPGQVLVKVHASGVNPLDIKIAAGKADHARAVLPAVLGIDLAGVVDSVGDGVQGFAPGDRVYGMTGGIGGVAGSLADYAAVDARLLARMPEQLPMRDAAALPLIFITAWEGLVDRARVSAGKTVLVQGGAGGVGHMAVQLAMTHGAQVYATGSAGQRVVIESLGAVFIDRDTPVEDYVQQQTGGEGFDIVYDTVGGAVLDASFRAARRYHGHVVSCLGWGTHALAPLSFRAATYSGVFTLLPLISGEGRAHHGDIMREASALAAAGKLKVLLDTTRYTLTADSVSAAHRALGEGTAKGKVVVELTV, from the coding sequence ATGCAAGCCATCGTTTTGAATACCTTCGGCGCCCCGCTCACCCAACAGGATATCGCGCGTCCCGCCGCCGGCCCTGGCCAGGTGCTGGTGAAAGTGCACGCCAGCGGCGTCAATCCGCTCGACATCAAAATCGCCGCCGGCAAAGCCGATCATGCACGCGCCGTGCTACCGGCGGTGCTGGGCATCGATCTGGCCGGCGTGGTCGATAGCGTCGGCGACGGCGTACAAGGCTTCGCACCGGGCGATCGCGTCTACGGCATGACCGGCGGCATCGGCGGCGTGGCCGGTTCGCTGGCCGACTACGCGGCGGTGGATGCGCGCCTGCTGGCCCGCATGCCGGAACAGCTGCCGATGCGCGACGCCGCCGCCCTGCCGCTGATCTTCATCACAGCATGGGAAGGACTGGTGGACCGTGCCCGCGTCAGCGCCGGCAAAACAGTGCTGGTACAAGGCGGCGCCGGTGGCGTCGGCCACATGGCGGTACAACTGGCGATGACGCATGGTGCACAGGTTTATGCAACCGGCAGCGCCGGGCAGCGCGTCGTCATCGAAAGCCTGGGCGCCGTCTTCATCGACCGCGACACGCCGGTTGAAGACTACGTGCAGCAGCAGACCGGTGGCGAAGGTTTCGACATCGTCTACGACACCGTCGGCGGCGCCGTGCTGGACGCCTCGTTCCGCGCCGCGCGCCGCTATCACGGCCATGTGGTGAGCTGTCTTGGCTGGGGCACGCATGCGCTGGCGCCGCTGTCATTCCGCGCGGCCACCTACTCCGGCGTGTTCACGCTGCTGCCGCTGATCAGCGGTGAAGGTCGCGCCCACCATGGCGACATCATGCGCGAAGCCAGCGCGCTGGCCGCCGCGGGCAAACTGAAAGTGCTGCTGGACACGACGCGCTACACGCTGACAGCGGACAGCGTCAGCGCCGCCCATCGCGCCCTCGGCGAAGGCACCGCCAAAGGCAAAGTGGTGGTCGAGCTTACGGTATAA
- a CDS encoding LysR family transcriptional regulator, which translates to MDRLDALKVFCAVVDEGGFSRAAAKLGISTSSVTHQIGLLETHFGVRLLNRTTRSMSLTDEGRRCIEQARRLLDEMDDLESNLSDALHEPRGSLRVDMPGILAQGYVAPALPRFLAAYPELSVRLTASDRLIDMVDEGVDVMLRIGELADSALIGRSIFSNRYICAAAPSFIAQHGQPQHPDDLDRLPCLNFVYPKARQIRPWAFQQDGQPFTATPRGVVAMDHVDSLIAMAVQGGGVVQHLTVSLIAPLRSGALVPLLEPWQAAGPEVSVLYPQRHQRAAKIKVFVDFVEELFRNAAASWRPSA; encoded by the coding sequence ATGGACAGGCTGGATGCGCTGAAGGTGTTTTGCGCGGTGGTCGATGAGGGAGGCTTCAGCCGCGCGGCGGCCAAGCTGGGGATTTCCACCTCGTCGGTCACGCATCAAATCGGCCTTCTGGAGACGCATTTCGGCGTCCGGCTGCTGAACCGGACCACGCGCAGCATGTCGCTGACCGACGAAGGCCGCCGCTGCATCGAACAGGCGCGCCGCCTGCTGGACGAGATGGACGACCTGGAGTCGAACCTGAGCGACGCCCTGCACGAACCGCGCGGCAGCCTGCGGGTCGACATGCCGGGCATTCTGGCGCAGGGCTATGTGGCGCCGGCCTTGCCACGCTTCCTGGCCGCCTATCCGGAACTGAGCGTGCGCCTGACGGCCAGCGACCGTCTGATCGACATGGTGGACGAGGGCGTGGATGTGATGCTGCGCATCGGTGAGCTGGCGGATTCCGCGCTGATCGGCCGCAGTATTTTCAGCAATCGCTATATCTGCGCCGCCGCGCCGTCGTTCATCGCGCAGCATGGCCAGCCGCAGCATCCGGATGACCTGGACCGCCTGCCATGCCTGAATTTTGTCTATCCCAAGGCGCGCCAGATCAGGCCATGGGCCTTCCAGCAGGATGGCCAGCCGTTCACCGCCACGCCGCGCGGTGTGGTGGCGATGGACCATGTGGATTCGCTGATCGCCATGGCGGTGCAGGGCGGCGGCGTGGTCCAGCATCTGACGGTGTCGCTGATTGCGCCGCTGCGCAGCGGCGCGCTGGTGCCGCTACTGGAGCCGTGGCAGGCGGCGGGGCCGGAGGTGTCGGTGCTGTACCCGCAGCGCCATCAGCGTGCCGCCAAAATCAAGGTGTTTGTCGACTTTGTGGAAGAGCTGTTCAGGAACGCCGCAGCTTCTTGGCGCCCATCGGCTTGA
- the fur gene encoding ferric iron uptake transcriptional regulator — MDIPQELRKLGLKATLPRLRILQLFQESKSKHLSADDVYRLLHDENIDMGLATVYRVLMQFADAGILIRRHFESVASVFELNEGGHHDHLICTNCGKMEEFLDAEIEQRQEAVAAERNFVLHEHSLSLYGFCGDCAASIKPMGAKKLRRS; from the coding sequence ATGGATATCCCTCAAGAATTGCGCAAACTCGGCTTGAAAGCCACCCTGCCCCGGTTACGCATCCTGCAATTGTTCCAGGAATCGAAAAGCAAGCACCTGAGCGCGGACGATGTGTACCGCCTGCTGCACGATGAAAATATCGACATGGGACTGGCCACGGTCTACCGCGTGCTGATGCAGTTTGCCGATGCCGGCATCCTGATCCGCCGCCATTTCGAGTCGGTGGCATCGGTGTTTGAGCTGAACGAAGGCGGCCACCACGACCACCTGATCTGCACCAACTGCGGCAAGATGGAAGAATTCCTCGACGCTGAAATCGAGCAGCGCCAGGAAGCCGTGGCGGCGGAGCGCAACTTCGTGCTGCACGAGCACTCGCTGTCGCTGTACGGCTTTTGCGGCGACTGCGCCGCCAGCATCAAGCCGATGGGCGCCAAGAAGCTGCGGCGTTCCTGA